CCTTTTCGACTCCAAGAAGCGTCTTCTGCTCCAACAGCGCGCCACCGAAAAGATCACCTTTCCCGACATGTGGACGAACACCTGCTGCTCACACCCGCTTGGAATTCCTGGCGAGACTGGAGCTCAGCTGGATGCTGCCATTCTGGGTGTGAAGCGCGCTGCGCAGCGTAAACTGGACCACGAGCTGGGCATCAAGGCAGAGCAAGTACCCTTGGACAAGTTTGAATTTTTCACAAGAATTCACTATAAAGCCCCCAGTGATGGAAAATGGGGCGAGCACGAGGGTATGTTACTTTATACAATCCTTATCTAACTTGGTAATGGGAAATACTGACATTTTGCCAGTGGACtacatcctcttcatccagGTCGATGTCGATCTGGAGCCCAGCCCCAACGAGGTCCGAGACACAACCTACGTCTCAGCCGATGAGCTTAAGGCGATGTTCGAGCAGCCCGGGTTGAAATTCACCCCCTGGTTCAAGCTTATCTGCAACTCCATGCTGTTTGAATGGTGGAGCCACCTTGGTACACCGGCCCTGGATAAGTACAAAAACGAGCAGGACATTCGGCGAATGTAAAAAACCCTGATACAGTTGTACCTTATCGCATCTTTCGGTTTCATTTCGGTCTGTGCGCTGTTTCTTTTGTCATCTTTGCATTCCTCGGGGCAAACCCGCCTCCTTTTACGAGACTAATGGAAATATACCTCTGCACACGAAACGATGCTCACGACATCACTACCTTCTGAATTTTTTGCCCTCTAGTTTCATTTTAGGTGATTAACATCTTATTCAAATGGTCCTGAACTTTTCCGTCGTGCTCTTGAAGAATCTTCCCCTTGTAGTCCCAACAGTACTTAGTCGAGACAGGAACACATTAATGCAATGATGAATGTAACAAGCAACCACTCTTAGAGCAATGCTAATGCCAGCGCTAGTTTTatgaattgaaaaaaaaaccagcgTCGCCATTACTGCGCTGGATCCGTGGACAAAAACAAAATGCAACTGCCCAAAATCACCGTCCCAACCACCGTGAAGACAACCTGCGTTTTCCAACCACTCTGCACCAAAGCCGCCTTACGCGCGTACTTCTTGACCGTGCGCGAGTAATTCGCAAACCCATTAGCCAAACAGGTTAAACTCAGAAGCCAAAAAATTATCCCGAGAGGTAAGGCCATGCGTCTCTCAAGGCCAGTGGGTTTTTCGCGGAAATGAAaggagatgatgatggcCAGCGACACAACGGCCAAATACATGGACAGACGGAGCCATGAAAGGAAAGTCCGCTCGTTGGCGCAGTGGTCGCGGGCGTCGGAAGAGCTGTTTTCAAATAGGAGTGCGCCGAAGTAAGGACGTGAGAGGAAGATGTGCTGTTGAGACTCGATGTGACTTCCAAAACGTCAGCCGGACTGTCATGGTCGGGGCAGAATGTGGGATGGGGCATAGGGTCATCCTGGTAATCGTGGCAATCACGGAGAATGCCAGGTTTGAATTTGAAGTACGCCCTCATGTAAGCGATCAAGCCCCTAGACAACGCGTTGTGCTCTCCAGTCATTTCTACAGAGCGGAACAGCTTGACTTACTCTTCCACAAGGACTGGCTTAGAATTTACCGGATTGATCAAAGGGTTGAAGGGAGCACAAACACCTCCAACTTGTGTCACCGTAGACATAGTGAGAGGTTTGCTATCCGAAGCTCGATCCCCAAAATCTGGAGAAAATCTGGGGACAGCCCTGTAGGATCTACATTCGGTCATGTGATACCCTTGTTTTCGCAATGATGTCACAgttgttttggttttttctTGTTCATGTGATTTTCATGATCGACAACGTTCAATAGGTTGATCGGGATCAGGTTCTGACTTTGATGCAGATCtatgccttttttttttgtcatgGAGGACTTGAGGACTTCACCTTGGATATTAAGTTTAATAGTGACCTGATTACTAGAAATGTTGGATTTTATATTCGGTCAACCTATTTCAGCGAAACCGAAAATTCCATGATGACTCGTGATGCGCTTTGCTAACACATGCGAGTTGGTTCATGCAAGGTAGTGGGGTTGGCTGTATCAAGTCAAACAAAGCCGCAGAAACTGGAGGCTCGCATCGAGCTTCCCACTGGGTCTTAGCGGGGAGATGCGGAACTATGCCATTGCTGCTTTGACACGGAGTAGTGATGGCTAATCACACTCTGACTTAGACGTTGACTCACTTGAAGTGTAATCTGCACTTTTATCTCGAGGCGTTTCTGTAAATTACATGATTTAGCATGGATCTGAGCCCGGACCGGTCGTATTTATGGTATGACAAATACATCTCCGCATCCAGCTTTAAGCCGTCTTTTTCTCtccaagtttttttttttttttttctttaatTATCTCCGAGACGCCAAGGATCTAGAGTGTCAACTCGAGAGAGCTCAATTTATTTTGCTGTAAATAATGCGCTGGCCGTAAAACACCCAAAGCCTCGTCTCTCACAACTTATCATGGCCCGAAACATCCGCTCTGTGGATTCCGCCGAGCATCAAAGCCCATTTAGCCGGTCCTTTACACCCAGCTCGCCTATTGCCGCCTCAGCGATTGCACGAGATCTCGCCAACTACAGCGATGAGCATCAAACCCCCACGGATGAAGCTTCTGACACTTCAACGGCTCGCCCGCTCGGCAGCTATACCAGTACCAACCCCCGCTCTTTGGCTGGTTCATATCGCCGTCCTAGTTGCTTCACGTCTGTCAGTCATGGGACTGTAGTTCCCTGGACTGGGGAACAGCAAGCCCTATCTCAGAGCGAACGCGAGCAAGTCATCGAAGAAGAACGACGCCTATTGAGCGATAATCATGTTATCGCGCCCGAACGTGCGCATGGCAAATCCCACGGGCTGCAGCGTAAGATGAGCGGCTTGCTATCCGCTGCTATCAGCCAAGGATCTCAGTCTCGACGACCAAGTGGATCTTCTCGACGCTCTAGAAGCAGGGATCCCGGGACGGATGGGGCAAGCGAAATCACTGCTCTGCTTGAAGGGGGGTCGGTGGATGCCGAGGACAGTGAGATGGACTTGGAGGAGATTGACCGAAAATGGGAAGAAGCTGTCGCCGCCGGTTTGATTCAGACGACATGGCAGCGCGAAGCAAAGGTCATTATAAAATATTCGTTGCCGCTCATGGTCACTTTCTTGCTGCAGTATTCTTTGACTGTGGCTAGTATTTTCACCATTGGCCATCTGGGTAAGGAAGAGCTTGGGGCTGTCAGTCTGGCAAGTATGACTGTGACCATTACTGGGAATGCGGTGTTCTCGGGTCTATCGACGAGTTTAGATACGCTTTGTGCTCAGGCCTATGGTTCTGGGAAGAGAAAGTTGGTGGGACTGCAGATGCTGCGTATGATTTATTTCCTTTGGCTTATCACCATTCCAATCATGGTTCTCTGGTATTTCTCGGAGCACATCCTTGCCAAGATTGTGCCGGAGAAGGAGGTTGCTAAGATGGCAGGTCAGTATTTAAGAATTGCTCTCTTAGGAACCCCTGCCTTTGCTCTCTTCGAGAGTGGCAAGCGATATCTGCAGGCACAGGGCGTGTTTTCTGCCTCCCTATATGTCCTCATTTTTTGCGCGCCACTGAATGCTTTCCTGAACTGGTTCCTCGTCTGGGTAAGTACCTTCTAGCCTTGTGACCGTAGTAATGCTGACATTATACCAGAAACTCCAATGGGGCTTCATTGGGGCTCCCATCGCCGTCGTAATCACAGAAAACCTCCTCCCGCTCTGCCTGTTCACCTACGTTTATTTCTTCGTGGGGTCCGAGTGTTGGTGCGGGTTTACCAGACGAGCATTCCAGAACTGGGGCCCGATGATTCGTCTTGCGCTGCCAGGGCTGATCATGGTCGAGGCAGAGTGTCTGGCATTTGAAATTCTGACGTTGGCATCAAGCTACCTCGGCACATCCGCACTCGCAGCGCAATCTATTCTCGCAACAATCTCCAGTATTACATGGCAGATTCCGTTCCCCCTGTCTATTGCGGGTAGCACGCGGATCGCAAATTTGATCGGGGCTACCTTAGTCGATGCCGCAAAGACCACTGCGAAAGTGAGCTTCTGGGGAGCAGCCATCGTTGGCATGTTCAACATGATTCTTCTCTCGGCTTTGCGCTCGCACATCCCCAGATTGTTCAGCTCTGATCCCGAAGTCGTTGAAATTGTAGCGCAGGTGCTTCCGCTCTGCGCAGCCTTCCAGCTTTTCGATGCTCTCGCGGCAAACTGCAACGGTATTCTCCGTGGTCTGGGTCGCCAGGAAGTGGGTGGTTACATCCAATTATTTTTCTATTATGTGATTGCTATGCCTCTTAGTATGGGAACGACTTTTGCTTTGAATTGGGGTGTTATGGGCTTGTGGACTGGGGTTGCCCTTGCGCTTGCCCTTGTGTCCCTCACCGAGGCCATCTTTATCAGTCGAGCTGATTGGAATCGCTCAGTTGAGGAAGCTCTAAAGAGGAATGAGCTCACTTAACTTGAATCTTGGTACGTGTGAGGAGAAGCGTCGACATGAATTGAAATCTTGTTGATGGCGTACAACGGATTGCCCCAGCACGTGTCTTTATTTCGTTCTGCATTTTGCGGTGACTTCAAGTGATTTCTGCTCCAGTCTCGGTTAAACCCCGGACCCTGTTATCGATTCTGTCTACATGTTGCTTAAAAGTAAATCCGCACAGAGCAATTTGGACTCTATCAGATGGTATGAAAAACAAATCATGACATCATTGGGGTTTGAATGTGACTTTTAACAAATAACACAGACATGGCCACTCACGTCACTCTAGTACTCTAGAATAGCCCATGTCTGCTCATCCATGGTGGAGAAGATCACACCAGCCCCAAGCAACTCCTCACCAGCCCTGGCCACTTCAGTCGCAGGCATGTTCAATTTCGAAGCGATGACCTGCATGTGTAGACCCGTATCATCCTGAGGCTCAGTCTTGAGCAAGTTATAAACCTTCTTTGCCACAAGTGACATGGAAGCAAGTGCCTTGTTCTGGCCACCACCGTAGTTATCCGCACCACCCATAACGGCATCACCGCCAGCAGCATTGCCGCCAGCAGCAGTGCCACCGGGTGGACCGCGAGTGAAGAACAAATGCACAGCAGTAGCCTCGAGCAGATGAGTATGCAGCTCATTGATATTCGACAAGGGCCGAACAGAATGAGCACCAATGTATCGCTTGTTGGCGAAGGACTTGATGGAACCAAAGACACGTGCAAAGCCGTTGAGCTGAAGCTCGGTCTTCCCGTCGCCGGACGCCTTGCCATCGTCGGTGTCCATGTTGTCCGCGGTGGTTGAGTCAATCCACTTC
Above is a window of Penicillium digitatum chromosome 2, complete sequence DNA encoding:
- a CDS encoding Isopentenyl diphosphate isomerase — protein: MSATMTTTSPPEITADNVATLFPEVDTSLAREVLPTSQTNTAHGSELEGYDEEQVRLMDEVCIVLDNNDRPIGSASKKICHLMTNIDKGLLHRAFSVFLFDSKKRLLLQQRATEKITFPDMWTNTCCSHPLGIPGETGAQLDAAILGVKRAAQRKLDHELGIKAEQVPLDKFEFFTRIHYKAPSDGKWGEHEVDYILFIQVDVDLEPSPNEVRDTTYVSADELKAMFEQPGLKFTPWFKLICNSMLFEWWSHLGTPALDKYKNEQDIRRM
- a CDS encoding Putative DUF domain protein: MSTVTQVGGVCAPFNPLINPVNSKPVLVEDHIESQQHIFLSRPYFGALLFENSSSDARDHCANERTFLSWLRLSMYLAVVSLAIIISFHFREKPTGLERRMALPLGIIFWLLSLTCLANGFANYSRTVKKYARKAALVQSGWKTQVVFTVVGTVILGSCILFLSTDPAQ
- a CDS encoding Multi antimicrobial extrusion protein codes for the protein MARNIRSVDSAEHQSPFSRSFTPSSPIAASAIARDLANYSDEHQTPTDEASDTSTARPLGSYTSTNPRSLAGSYRRPSCFTSVSHGTVVPWTGEQQALSQSEREQVIEEERRLLSDNHVIAPERAHGKSHGLQRKMSGLLSAAISQGSQSRRPSGSSRRSRSRDPGTDGASEITALLEGGSVDAEDSEMDLEEIDRKWEEAVAAGLIQTTWQREAKVIIKYSLPLMVTFLLQYSLTVASIFTIGHLGKEELGAVSLASMTVTITGNAVFSGLSTSLDTLCAQAYGSGKRKLVGLQMLRMIYFLWLITIPIMVLWYFSEHILAKIVPEKEVAKMAGQYLRIALLGTPAFALFESGKRYLQAQGVFSASLYVLIFCAPLNAFLNWFLVWKLQWGFIGAPIAVVITENLLPLCLFTYVYFFVGSECWCGFTRRAFQNWGPMIRLALPGLIMVEAECLAFEILTLASSYLGTSALAAQSILATISSITWQIPFPLSIAGSTRIANLIGATLVDAAKTTAKVSFWGAAIVGMFNMILLSALRSHIPRLFSSDPEVVEIVAQVLPLCAAFQLFDALAANCNGILRGLGRQEVGGYIQLFFYYVIAMPLSMGTTFALNWGVMGLWTGVALALALVSLTEAIFISRADWNRSVEEALKRNELT
- a CDS encoding putative replication factor-a protein, with protein sequence MDGNYNNYSSSFGGGGGGGFMPGETNSPAGGKTGDRDNKTLRPVTVKQVLDASQPFPEAPFQIDGADVANVLFMGQVRNISSQSTNVTYIIDDGTGECEVKKWIDSTTADNMDTDDGKASGDGKTELQLNGFARVFGSIKSFANKRYIGAHSVRPLSNINELHTHLLEATAVHLFFTRGPPGGTAAGGNAAGGDAVMGGADNYGGGQNKALASMSLVAKKVYNLLKTEPQDDTGLHMQVIASKLNMPATEVARAGEELLGAGVIFSTMDEQTWAILEY